One window of Paenibacillus albicereus genomic DNA carries:
- a CDS encoding PTS sugar transporter subunit IIA has translation MFKKLFGSGKKQVEVLAPMTGRLAPLADVPDEAFAQGLMGPGAAIEPSEGVAVAPFDGTVAHLIDTHHAVIVEHESGLQLLIHIGINTVAMKGAGFKALVQTGDAVKAGQPLIEFDLEAIRAAGHPAISPVIVAEEDAAEKVDITPGAVRAGEAGKYAVTLKQA, from the coding sequence ATGTTCAAGAAGCTTTTCGGAAGCGGCAAGAAGCAGGTAGAGGTGCTGGCACCGATGACGGGGAGGCTCGCTCCGCTGGCGGACGTGCCGGACGAGGCGTTCGCGCAGGGACTGATGGGGCCAGGAGCGGCAATCGAGCCGTCGGAGGGCGTCGCGGTCGCTCCGTTCGACGGCACGGTCGCGCATCTGATCGATACGCATCACGCCGTCATCGTCGAGCATGAGTCCGGCCTGCAGCTGCTCATCCATATCGGCATCAATACGGTGGCGATGAAAGGCGCGGGCTTCAAGGCGCTCGTCCAGACCGGCGACGCCGTCAAGGCCGGGCAGCCGCTGATCGAGTTCGACCTCGAGGCGATCCGCGCGGCGGGCCATCCGGCGATCTCGCCGGTCATCGTCGCCGAAGAGGACGCGGCGGAGAAGGTCGACATCACGCCCGGCGCCGTGCGCGCAGGCGAAGCCGGCAAGTACGCCGTGACGCTCAAGCAGGCGTAA
- a CDS encoding MMPL family transporter yields MARSGSWMAWTTTRRGRWMTLAAWVAAAALLMLLLPGVRSQADDNAPNFSDDKPSVQAERLLAEQFRTEEGTPALVVWHREGGLSPDDLKAVAAVSADVAASPLPGQRSALPLHELPPPALAAQLSEDGSTLVWPVVFQPGAPTDEIKQGLEQLKERTEQLAGTPAFEADTAGGAELSARVTGPAGISVDATELFGSADVSLMIATVVLVLVFLLAIYRSPVLALIPLVAVGFAYAVTDPLLGYMASQGWIDVDSQAVAIMTVLLFGAGTDYCLFLVSRYRELLAEERSPAAALRAALTSSGGAIAMSGLTVVIALLTLLLAQYGVVKRFAVPFSLSILVMALSSLTLLPALLSIFGRGSFWPFVPRTPEMAEERARRKGKPAPKRTGRNGPGFTGRLVVRRPWTVALVSIALLGALASLSTQVKFTFDILSSFPEEMESRQGFALIGDNFTEGALAPVTVMAQAGDEGMPPVADKLQALGTVAKVSEPTEASSQPGLRAWKVELAVNPYSQEAMDALPGIRQAAEQAIGGADASDRVWLAGQTAVQYDTREAEAVDQRVIIPVVVALIAALLLIYLRSVTAMVYLIGTVILSYFAALGLGWLVLHELMGVDAIQGSIPLYAFVFLVALGEDYNIFMVSSIWKKRRRMPLKQAIAEGVSETGPVITSAGLILAGTFAVLATLPIQVLLQFGLITALGVLLDTFIVRPYLVPALTALLGRRAFWPGELSRVPEEEVPAGGAGAGVASAGRSAAPERG; encoded by the coding sequence ATGGCAAGGTCCGGATCGTGGATGGCTTGGACGACGACCCGCAGGGGGCGCTGGATGACGCTGGCGGCATGGGTGGCGGCGGCCGCGCTGCTCATGCTGCTGCTGCCGGGAGTACGGTCGCAGGCGGATGACAACGCGCCCAACTTCAGCGACGACAAGCCTTCGGTGCAGGCCGAGAGGCTGCTCGCCGAGCAATTCCGCACGGAGGAAGGAACGCCGGCGCTCGTCGTGTGGCACCGCGAGGGCGGACTGTCGCCGGACGATCTGAAGGCGGTCGCGGCCGTCTCGGCCGACGTGGCCGCCTCGCCGCTGCCGGGGCAGCGCTCGGCGCTGCCTCTGCATGAGCTGCCGCCGCCGGCGCTGGCGGCGCAGCTGTCGGAGGACGGCAGCACGCTCGTGTGGCCGGTGGTGTTCCAGCCGGGCGCGCCGACGGATGAGATCAAGCAAGGCCTGGAGCAGCTGAAGGAGCGGACCGAGCAGCTCGCCGGCACCCCGGCGTTCGAGGCGGACACTGCGGGCGGGGCGGAGCTGAGCGCCCGCGTCACCGGCCCGGCCGGCATCTCCGTCGACGCGACCGAGCTGTTCGGCAGCGCGGACGTGTCGCTCATGATCGCCACGGTCGTGCTCGTGCTCGTCTTCCTGCTCGCGATCTACCGCTCGCCGGTGCTGGCGCTCATCCCGCTCGTGGCGGTCGGCTTCGCTTACGCCGTCACCGATCCGCTGCTCGGCTACATGGCGTCCCAGGGCTGGATCGACGTCGACTCTCAGGCGGTGGCGATCATGACGGTGCTGCTGTTCGGGGCGGGCACCGATTACTGCCTGTTCCTCGTCAGCCGCTACCGCGAGCTGCTGGCGGAGGAGCGCAGTCCGGCGGCCGCGCTGCGCGCGGCGCTGACGAGCTCCGGCGGCGCGATCGCGATGAGCGGCCTGACGGTCGTCATCGCGCTGCTGACGCTGCTGCTCGCGCAGTACGGCGTCGTCAAGCGCTTCGCCGTGCCGTTCAGCCTGTCGATCCTCGTGATGGCGCTGTCGAGCCTGACGCTGCTGCCGGCGCTGCTCTCGATCTTCGGCCGCGGCTCGTTCTGGCCGTTCGTGCCGCGCACGCCGGAGATGGCCGAGGAGCGGGCGCGCCGCAAGGGCAAGCCCGCTCCGAAGCGGACCGGGCGCAATGGGCCGGGCTTCACCGGCCGCCTCGTCGTCCGCCGTCCGTGGACGGTCGCGCTCGTCTCGATCGCGCTGCTCGGGGCGCTCGCCTCGCTCAGCACGCAGGTGAAGTTCACGTTCGACATCCTGTCTTCGTTCCCGGAGGAGATGGAGTCGCGCCAAGGCTTCGCCTTGATCGGGGACAATTTCACGGAAGGCGCGCTCGCTCCGGTGACGGTCATGGCGCAAGCCGGAGACGAGGGGATGCCGCCGGTCGCCGACAAGCTGCAGGCGCTCGGCACGGTCGCCAAGGTCTCCGAGCCGACGGAAGCCTCCTCGCAGCCGGGCCTGCGCGCCTGGAAGGTCGAGCTCGCGGTGAACCCGTACTCGCAGGAGGCGATGGACGCGCTGCCCGGCATCCGCCAGGCGGCGGAGCAGGCGATCGGCGGCGCGGATGCTTCGGACCGCGTCTGGCTGGCTGGCCAGACCGCCGTCCAATATGACACGCGCGAGGCCGAGGCGGTCGACCAGCGGGTCATCATCCCCGTCGTCGTCGCCCTCATCGCCGCGCTGCTGCTGATCTACCTGCGCTCGGTGACGGCGATGGTCTATCTGATCGGCACCGTTATCCTGTCGTACTTCGCCGCGCTCGGCCTCGGCTGGCTCGTGCTGCACGAGCTCATGGGCGTCGACGCGATCCAGGGATCGATCCCGCTGTACGCCTTCGTGTTCCTCGTCGCGCTGGGCGAGGACTACAACATCTTCATGGTGTCGAGCATCTGGAAGAAGCGGCGGCGGATGCCGCTCAAGCAGGCGATCGCCGAAGGCGTGAGCGAGACCGGCCCGGTCATCACCTCGGCCGGCCTCATCCTGGCGGGCACGTTCGCCGTGCTGGCGACGCTGCCGATCCAGGTGCTGCTGCAGTTCGGCCTCATCACCGCGCTCGGCGTGCTGCTCGACACGTTCATCGTGCGGCCGTACCTCGTGCCGGCGCTCACCGCGCTGCTCGGCCGCCGCGCCTTCTGGCCCGGCGAGCTGTCGCGCGTGCCGGAGGAGGAAGTTCCGGCAGGCGGCGCGGGCGCGGGCGTGGCTTCAGCCGGCCGTTCCGCCGCGCCGGAGCGCGGCTGA
- a CDS encoding HPr family phosphocarrier protein, which yields MEKTFIIANPTGIHARPARKIVEAAKGFAGDVHLVKGETRGSAKSLVKVLSIGAKQGDSITVAAEGDGAEAVVDAIGAVLSAAEAE from the coding sequence ATGGAAAAGACATTCATCATCGCCAACCCGACGGGTATCCATGCCCGTCCGGCGCGCAAGATCGTCGAGGCGGCCAAAGGCTTCGCCGGCGACGTGCATCTCGTCAAGGGCGAGACGCGCGGCAGCGCGAAAAGCCTCGTGAAGGTGCTGTCGATCGGCGCCAAGCAGGGCGACTCGATCACGGTAGCGGCCGAGGGCGACGGCGCGGAGGCCGTCGTCGACGCGATCGGCGCGGTGCTGAGCGCCGCCGAGGCGGAGTAG
- the nagE gene encoding N-acetylglucosamine-specific PTS transporter subunit IIBC, translating to MLAFLQKIGKSLMLPVAALPAAAILLRFGNIDYVKDFGWGSAGEWLNTYIAPFLAAGGNAIFDNLPMIFAVGVAIGMAGDAVATLAAVIAYFVLTNVLKAGPGVFPGIIGKDTVLNMGVLGGILSGLVAAYMYNRFHKIKLPDWLGFFGGKRFVPIVTSASMILVGLVCALVWGPVQGWLDAFGNWVVSLGGVGAFIYMVANRLLLPFGLHHIINSIAWFQIGSFTGEDGKLVTGDLHRFFAEDPTAGMFMTGFFPIMMFALPAAAFAIIHTARPERRKTVASIFVGAAVASFLTGITEPLEFAFMFVAPLLYVVHAILAGVSGWIMYELDVKLGFGFSAGLLDYLINYQLSTNPLMLIPVGLAFAAVYYVLFRVLIVKLNLKTPGREDEDPSETGTSANPDDVAGSQELGSNDKASQVLAALGGPGNIESVDACITRLRLVVKDDTQVKDAELKKLGSSGVIRLGKGAVQAIFGTSSEQLKDEIKKKL from the coding sequence ATGCTCGCATTTCTGCAGAAAATCGGTAAATCGCTCATGCTGCCGGTCGCGGCGCTGCCGGCGGCGGCGATCCTGCTGCGCTTCGGCAACATCGACTACGTCAAGGACTTCGGCTGGGGCTCCGCCGGCGAATGGCTCAATACGTACATCGCTCCGTTCCTGGCCGCCGGCGGCAACGCCATCTTCGACAACCTGCCGATGATCTTCGCGGTCGGCGTCGCCATCGGCATGGCGGGCGACGCGGTCGCGACGCTCGCGGCGGTCATCGCCTACTTCGTGCTCACGAACGTGCTCAAGGCCGGTCCGGGCGTCTTCCCCGGCATCATCGGCAAAGACACGGTGCTGAACATGGGCGTGCTCGGCGGCATCCTGTCCGGCCTCGTGGCGGCGTACATGTACAACCGCTTCCATAAGATCAAGCTGCCGGACTGGCTCGGCTTCTTCGGCGGCAAACGCTTCGTGCCGATCGTGACGTCGGCGTCGATGATTCTCGTCGGCCTCGTCTGCGCGCTCGTGTGGGGACCGGTCCAGGGCTGGCTCGACGCGTTCGGCAACTGGGTCGTCAGCCTCGGCGGCGTCGGCGCGTTTATCTACATGGTCGCCAACCGGCTGCTGCTGCCGTTCGGCCTGCACCACATCATCAACAGCATCGCCTGGTTCCAGATCGGCTCGTTCACCGGCGAGGACGGCAAGCTCGTCACCGGCGACCTGCACCGCTTCTTCGCGGAGGACCCGACGGCGGGCATGTTCATGACCGGCTTCTTCCCGATCATGATGTTCGCGCTGCCGGCAGCGGCGTTCGCGATCATCCACACGGCGCGCCCCGAGCGGCGCAAGACGGTCGCCTCGATCTTCGTCGGCGCCGCCGTCGCCTCGTTCCTGACGGGCATCACGGAGCCGCTCGAATTCGCGTTCATGTTCGTCGCGCCGCTGCTGTATGTCGTGCATGCGATCCTCGCCGGCGTCAGCGGCTGGATCATGTACGAGCTGGACGTGAAGCTCGGCTTCGGCTTCTCGGCGGGCCTGCTCGACTACCTCATCAACTACCAGCTGTCGACGAACCCGCTCATGCTCATTCCGGTCGGCCTGGCGTTCGCGGCCGTGTACTACGTGCTGTTCCGCGTGCTCATCGTCAAGCTTAACCTGAAGACGCCGGGACGCGAGGACGAGGACCCGTCGGAGACGGGCACGAGCGCCAATCCGGACGACGTCGCCGGCAGCCAGGAGCTCGGCTCGAACGACAAGGCGTCGCAGGTGCTCGCCGCGCTGGGCGGCCCCGGCAACATCGAGAGCGTCGACGCGTGCATCACCCGGCTGCGGCTCGTCGTGAAGGACGACACGCAGGTGAAGGACGCGGAGCTCAAGAAGCTCGGCTCCTCCGGCGTCATCCGCCTGGGCAAGGGCGCGGTGCAGGCGATCTTCGGCACGTCGTCCGAGCAGCTCAAGGATGAGATCAAGAAGAAGCTGTAG
- the ptsP gene encoding phosphoenolpyruvate--protein phosphotransferase produces the protein MRTIQGIGAAPGYAIGIAKRLGADVAVAERHVAAEEAEREATRLDAAVARAAAELEALRARMAADGRDKEAEIFEAHALLLEDEELVGVARELVAQERLAADAALWRTAEEVAAIIAALDDPYLRERAADVRDVSRRVIRLLQDDAPAGAGDAVGAAEAEGRGAASEKPMSETAASEPGAADAEEDALSPSADAPARGRSSHAGTGASLPYVLIAEDLTPSDTAALDPAEVAGFATAAGGRTSHSAIIARSVGVAAAVGAGEALADIRDGQTVVVDGFSGEIVMNPSPEQLERYRALQERHRRALAENEAYRGRPSVTADGAAVELAANIGSAEDAQQARRHDAEGVGLFRTEFLYMGRSSLPSEDEQYGAYRAAAEAMGSDRPVVIRTMDIGGDKELPLLELPREDNPFLGYRALRISLDRPELFKTQLRAILRAGAHGNVKVMFPMVATIGEWRRAKALLDEARAELLAEGRELGGPMEAGIMIEIPAAAMMADRLAREVDFFSIGTNDLVQYAMAADRMHPKLGALGDPLHPPVLRLIDRVIRAAHAEGKWVGMCGEMAGQPLAVPLLLGMGLDEFSMSSSAILGTRALLSRLSRTELAGLAAAALDLDSADEVRALVAARVPEAAARA, from the coding sequence ATGCGGACGATTCAAGGCATCGGCGCCGCTCCGGGCTACGCGATCGGCATCGCGAAGCGTCTCGGGGCGGACGTCGCCGTCGCGGAGCGGCATGTCGCGGCGGAGGAGGCGGAGCGCGAGGCGACGCGGCTGGACGCCGCCGTCGCGCGGGCGGCTGCCGAGCTGGAAGCGCTGCGGGCGCGGATGGCCGCCGACGGCCGGGACAAGGAAGCCGAGATTTTCGAGGCGCATGCGCTGCTGCTCGAGGACGAGGAGCTCGTCGGCGTGGCCCGGGAGCTCGTCGCCCAGGAGCGGCTGGCCGCGGACGCCGCGCTGTGGCGCACGGCGGAGGAGGTCGCGGCGATCATCGCGGCGCTGGACGATCCGTACTTGCGCGAGCGCGCGGCGGACGTGCGGGACGTGAGCCGGCGCGTCATCCGGCTGCTGCAGGATGACGCGCCGGCAGGCGCCGGAGATGCCGTCGGAGCGGCAGAGGCGGAAGGCAGGGGAGCGGCGTCGGAGAAACCGATGTCTGAAACGGCTGCTTCCGAGCCAGGCGCGGCGGATGCAGAGGAAGACGCCCTGTCCCCGTCCGCAGATGCCCCGGCACGGGGTCGTTCCTCCCATGCCGGGACTGGAGCGAGCCTTCCGTACGTGCTGATCGCCGAGGACTTGACGCCGTCGGATACGGCGGCGCTCGATCCGGCGGAGGTGGCGGGCTTCGCCACGGCAGCGGGCGGCCGCACGTCGCACAGCGCGATCATCGCCCGCTCGGTCGGCGTCGCGGCGGCGGTCGGCGCGGGCGAGGCGCTGGCGGACATCCGCGACGGGCAGACCGTCGTCGTCGATGGGTTCAGCGGCGAGATCGTGATGAATCCTTCACCAGAGCAGCTTGAGCGGTACCGGGCGCTGCAGGAGCGGCATCGCCGCGCGCTCGCGGAGAACGAGGCGTACCGCGGCCGGCCGTCGGTGACGGCGGACGGCGCGGCGGTCGAGCTCGCCGCCAACATCGGATCGGCCGAGGATGCCCAGCAGGCGCGCCGCCACGACGCCGAGGGTGTCGGGCTGTTCCGCACGGAGTTCCTGTACATGGGCCGGAGCTCGCTGCCGAGCGAGGACGAGCAGTACGGCGCCTACCGCGCCGCGGCGGAGGCGATGGGGTCGGATCGCCCTGTCGTCATCCGCACGATGGACATCGGCGGCGACAAGGAGCTGCCGCTGCTGGAGCTGCCCCGCGAGGACAATCCGTTCCTCGGCTATCGGGCGCTGCGTATCAGCCTCGACCGGCCGGAGCTGTTCAAGACGCAGCTGCGGGCGATCTTGCGGGCGGGAGCGCACGGGAACGTCAAGGTCATGTTCCCGATGGTCGCGACGATCGGCGAGTGGCGGCGCGCCAAGGCGCTGCTGGACGAGGCGCGCGCGGAGCTGCTCGCCGAGGGGCGGGAGCTCGGCGGCCCGATGGAGGCCGGCATCATGATCGAGATTCCCGCCGCGGCCATGATGGCCGACCGGCTGGCGCGCGAGGTCGACTTCTTCAGCATCGGCACGAACGACCTCGTGCAGTACGCGATGGCGGCGGACCGGATGCATCCGAAGCTCGGCGCGCTTGGCGATCCGCTGCACCCGCCGGTGCTGCGGCTCATCGACCGCGTCATCCGCGCCGCCCACGCCGAAGGCAAATGGGTCGGCATGTGCGGCGAGATGGCCGGGCAGCCGCTGGCGGTGCCGCTGCTGCTCGGCATGGGGCTGGACGAGTTCAGCATGAGCTCGTCCGCCATCCTCGGCACGCGGGCGCTGCTCTCGCGCCTGAGCCGCACCGAGCTGGCGGGGCTGGCCGCCGCTGCGCTCGACCTGGACAGCGCGGACGAGGTGCGCGCGCTGGTCGCCGCGCGCGTGCCGGAGGCGGCCGCGCGCGCCTAG
- a CDS encoding TetR/AcrR family transcriptional regulator, with translation MPHPHDSAPGGAGRPGDGRQEPKRRSPGRPRREDRMPVRDEILKTASVLFMEQGYEAVSLSGIAERCGVTKASVYYHFEGKPALFTAAVIRMLQLAFAGTLRVLDQQGKSLRLRLLEVAERRLARIQHIEFEALMREASHYLDEEQRTAIRDAEQELHDLLAVHFGQAIAVGEIRQGNPMLMAHSYTALLMIGNRQAAKSISASPADLAAQIMDMFWTGVG, from the coding sequence ATGCCCCATCCCCATGATTCCGCGCCTGGCGGAGCCGGCCGTCCCGGCGACGGGCGGCAGGAGCCGAAGCGCCGCTCCCCCGGACGTCCCCGCCGCGAGGACCGCATGCCGGTGCGGGACGAAATCCTGAAGACCGCTTCCGTCCTGTTCATGGAGCAGGGCTATGAAGCGGTCTCGCTGAGCGGCATCGCCGAGCGCTGCGGCGTGACGAAGGCTTCCGTCTATTATCATTTCGAGGGCAAGCCGGCGCTGTTCACGGCGGCCGTCATCCGCATGCTGCAGCTCGCCTTCGCCGGAACGCTGCGCGTGCTGGACCAGCAGGGCAAGAGCTTGCGCCTGCGCCTCCTGGAGGTCGCCGAGCGGCGGCTGGCGCGGATTCAGCACATCGAGTTCGAGGCGCTCATGCGCGAGGCGTCGCATTATCTCGACGAGGAGCAGCGGACGGCCATTCGGGATGCCGAGCAGGAGCTGCACGATTTGCTTGCCGTCCATTTCGGCCAAGCGATCGCGGTCGGAGAGATCCGACAAGGAAATCCGATGCTCATGGCCCACTCCTACACGGCCTTGCTCATGATCGGCAATCGCCAGGCCGCCAAGAGCATCTCTGCCTCGCCGGCAGACTTGGCCGCCCAGATCATGGACATGTTCTGGACCGGAGTCGGCTAG
- a CDS encoding L-lactate dehydrogenase codes for MTGKLRKAAIIGAGQVGASCAYAMLNQSVCDEILLVGRSEKRTQAQALDLSHCVDFSHSRTKVRAGALDECCDMDLILLCAGENPGDGRTRLDLLDSSYELYKDMIGRLMQTGFDGIFLVAANPVDIVTHLVWKLSGLPRERVIGSGTSIDTARLKTLLSEHLPVDPRSVHGYVMGEHGESQFPVWSHVTVGGKPLGDILAQHPERFRSLSLDEIALRTRNAGWEILLGKGSTHYGIAAALTAIARSILNNDHRIMAVSAILDGEYGQRDIGIGVPAILSRGGIQEVLELRLSEAERELFERSCAIVRQTMAKLPAL; via the coding sequence ATGACGGGGAAACTGCGCAAGGCCGCCATCATCGGTGCCGGACAGGTCGGGGCGAGCTGCGCCTACGCCATGCTGAACCAATCGGTATGCGACGAGATCCTGCTCGTCGGCCGCAGCGAGAAGCGCACGCAGGCGCAGGCGCTCGACCTGTCCCACTGCGTCGACTTCAGCCACTCCCGCACGAAGGTGCGGGCCGGCGCGCTGGACGAATGCTGCGACATGGACCTCATCCTCCTGTGCGCGGGGGAGAATCCGGGCGACGGCCGCACGCGGCTCGACCTGCTCGACTCCTCCTACGAGCTGTACAAGGACATGATCGGCCGCCTCATGCAGACCGGCTTCGACGGCATCTTCCTCGTCGCCGCCAATCCGGTCGACATCGTCACCCATCTCGTCTGGAAGCTGTCAGGGCTGCCCCGCGAGCGCGTCATCGGCAGCGGCACCTCGATCGACACCGCCCGGCTGAAGACGCTGCTCTCCGAGCATCTGCCGGTCGACCCGCGCAGCGTGCACGGCTACGTCATGGGCGAGCACGGGGAGTCTCAGTTCCCCGTCTGGTCGCATGTGACGGTCGGCGGCAAGCCGCTCGGCGACATCCTCGCCCAGCATCCCGAGCGGTTCCGGAGCCTCAGCCTCGACGAGATCGCGCTGCGCACGCGCAACGCAGGCTGGGAGATCCTCCTCGGCAAAGGCTCCACCCACTACGGCATCGCCGCCGCGCTCACCGCGATCGCGCGCTCGATCCTGAACAACGACCACCGCATCATGGCCGTATCGGCCATTCTCGACGGGGAGTACGGGCAGCGGGACATCGGCATCGGCGTGCCGGCCATCCTGTCGCGCGGCGGCATCCAGGAGGTGCTGGAGCTGCGGCTCAGCGAGGCGGAGCGGGAGCTGTTCGAGCGCTCCTGCGCGATCGTGCGGCAGACGATGGCGAAGCTGCCGGCGCTGTAA
- a CDS encoding deoxyguanosinetriphosphate triphosphohydrolase family protein — MDIRHRRLDEPALGTFSEEREEYERDYARLIQSPAFRRLQGKSQVFGAGSGDYYRTRLTHSLEVSQIAREAARRLAKHYPFVEQGEHPGLVVDPAVVECAALAHDLGHPPFGHRGEEVLNRLLQEQFGMKYEGNAQNFRILMFLEKRAGSGSGLDLTAAVLLAINKYPYNLDEPGRIKGAYAPEWEVIRELRERWQMPDGARTLETQLMDLCDDIAYSTHDIEDGIRAGKIDMNRSFFESEFLQTHLVQEIVDDEGNQDFHWEEVDIPVMVRRVLDAFIGQWEAIYLACGRESSRTRREIKARWVSTFAGRIGIIDEGGWKRVTFVRDGACDYELLRTMEILKKLAWVTLIKDFRVQRLQMRSEIMIQRLWDSFIQPETGRLIIPSDWLQNYERHSAKWSWPRFVADYIAGMTDAYAEKVYAELFASKSGSIYEMD, encoded by the coding sequence ATGGACATTCGGCATAGAAGACTCGACGAACCGGCCCTCGGCACCTTCAGCGAGGAACGGGAAGAATACGAGCGCGACTACGCGCGGCTCATCCAATCGCCGGCGTTCCGCCGGCTGCAAGGCAAGTCGCAGGTGTTCGGCGCCGGTTCCGGCGACTACTACCGCACGCGGCTGACGCATTCCCTCGAGGTGTCGCAGATCGCCCGCGAGGCGGCGCGGCGCTTGGCCAAGCACTATCCGTTCGTCGAGCAGGGCGAGCATCCGGGACTGGTCGTCGATCCGGCCGTCGTGGAATGCGCGGCGCTCGCGCATGACCTAGGCCATCCTCCCTTCGGCCATCGGGGCGAAGAGGTGCTGAACCGGCTCCTGCAGGAGCAATTCGGCATGAAGTACGAGGGCAATGCCCAGAACTTCCGCATCCTCATGTTCCTCGAGAAGCGCGCCGGCAGCGGCAGCGGGCTCGACCTGACCGCCGCCGTCCTGCTCGCCATCAACAAGTACCCGTACAACCTCGACGAGCCGGGCCGCATCAAGGGCGCCTACGCGCCGGAGTGGGAGGTCATCCGCGAGCTGCGCGAGCGCTGGCAGATGCCGGACGGCGCGCGCACGCTGGAGACGCAGCTGATGGACCTGTGCGACGACATCGCCTACTCCACGCATGACATCGAGGACGGCATCCGCGCGGGCAAGATCGACATGAACCGCAGCTTCTTCGAGAGCGAGTTCCTGCAGACGCATCTCGTCCAGGAGATCGTCGACGACGAGGGCAACCAGGACTTCCACTGGGAGGAAGTGGACATCCCCGTGATGGTGCGGCGCGTGCTGGACGCCTTCATCGGCCAGTGGGAGGCGATCTACCTCGCCTGCGGCCGCGAGTCGTCCCGGACGCGGCGGGAGATCAAGGCGCGCTGGGTGAGCACGTTCGCCGGGCGGATCGGCATCATCGACGAGGGCGGCTGGAAGCGCGTTACGTTCGTGCGGGACGGAGCGTGCGACTACGAGCTGCTGCGGACGATGGAGATTTTGAAAAAGCTCGCCTGGGTGACGCTCATCAAGGACTTCCGCGTCCAGCGGCTGCAGATGCGCAGCGAGATCATGATCCAGCGGCTGTGGGACAGCTTCATCCAGCCGGAGACCGGCCGGCTCATCATCCCCTCCGACTGGCTGCAGAACTACGAGCGCCACAGCGCCAAGTGGAGCTGGCCGCGCTTCGTCGCCGACTACATCGCCGGCATGACCGACGCCTATGCGGAAAAGGTCTACGCCGAGCTGTTCGCGAGCAAGTCGGGTTCGATCTATGAGATGGACTAG
- a CDS encoding BglG family transcription antiterminator: protein MSESDRYRIERPVGSNVILAVSEAGGREVVLFGKGIGFGAKAGDGIAKDDPRIEKRYRLDDEEAAERYRTLLEEIEPQTLAIAERIVERIRRDMGIPVHPNVYFALPSHIQFAVYRLKRGMDIHNPFLEETKLALPQEYQIAEEAARMVEEAFGVSLPEEEVGFLTFHVHSAAGELSAGQLARRTRLVADMIDVIEREGGLAIPRSGSDYARLVMHLHHAVDRLAEGRSATHPFAEEIAGKYPEVHRIAAAAAEKMKTELELPVSNHEIGFLAMHVHRLLEACAGKGGGSAAPASPRSENRPR from the coding sequence ATGAGCGAAAGCGACCGGTACCGGATCGAGCGTCCGGTCGGCAGCAACGTCATCTTGGCGGTAAGCGAGGCCGGGGGCCGGGAGGTCGTGCTGTTCGGCAAAGGCATCGGCTTCGGGGCGAAGGCCGGCGACGGCATCGCCAAGGACGACCCGCGCATCGAGAAGCGCTATCGGCTGGACGACGAGGAGGCCGCGGAGCGCTATCGGACGCTGCTCGAGGAGATCGAGCCGCAGACGCTCGCGATCGCCGAGCGGATCGTCGAGCGCATCCGCCGCGACATGGGCATCCCGGTCCATCCGAACGTCTACTTCGCCTTGCCGAGCCATATCCAGTTCGCGGTGTATCGGCTCAAGCGGGGCATGGACATCCACAATCCGTTCCTGGAGGAGACCAAGCTCGCGCTGCCTCAGGAGTACCAGATCGCCGAGGAGGCGGCCCGCATGGTGGAGGAGGCGTTCGGCGTCTCGCTCCCCGAGGAGGAGGTCGGCTTCCTGACGTTCCACGTGCACTCTGCCGCCGGCGAGCTGTCCGCAGGCCAGCTGGCCCGGCGCACGCGCCTCGTCGCCGACATGATCGACGTCATCGAGCGGGAGGGCGGCCTCGCCATCCCCCGCTCCGGCAGCGACTACGCCCGGCTCGTCATGCACCTCCATCATGCGGTGGACCGGTTGGCCGAGGGGCGGAGCGCGACCCATCCGTTCGCCGAGGAGATCGCCGGCAAGTATCCCGAGGTGCACCGGATCGCCGCCGCCGCGGCGGAAAAGATGAAGACCGAGCTTGAACTGCCGGTCAGCAACCATGAAATCGGCTTCCTGGCGATGCATGTGCATCGGTTGCTGGAAGCCTGCGCGGGGAAGGGCGGCGGGAGCGCCGCACCGGCCTCGCCTCGCTCGGAAAATCGACCACGATAA